From Cannabis sativa cultivar Pink pepper isolate KNU-18-1 chromosome 8, ASM2916894v1, whole genome shotgun sequence, a single genomic window includes:
- the LOC133030423 gene encoding uncharacterized protein LOC133030423 encodes MLLFANRYLDQWRCAQSFECESSWPLLQARDVVERWTASHGNSVKINVDAAIFNNGEKYGIGLVVRNGSGLLVEGCTRLFFGQVEPVLAEAIGVREALSWIKDRRWRDVYVETDCLNVVQAIHCSTEMILLFGPGY; translated from the coding sequence ATGTTGCTTTTTGCAAACCGTTATCTTGATCAATGGAGATGCGCTCAAAGTTTCGAATGTGAATCGTCATGGCCTTTGCTTCAGGCTAGAGACGTTGTTGAGCGTTGGACCGCTTCTCATGGAAATAGTGTCAAGATTAATGTAGATGCAGCGATATTCAACAATGGTGAGAAATATGGTATCGGGCTAGTTGTTCGGAATGGGTCAGGACTACTCGTTGAAGGTTGCACCAGATTGTTCTTTGGCCAAGTTGAACCCGTGCTTGCTGAAGCCATAGGCGTCCGTGAGGCCTTAAGCTGGATCAAAGACCGTAGATGGAGAGATGTGTATGTTGAAACAGACTGCCTTAATGTGGTGCAAGCCATTCATTGTTCAACAGAGATGATTTTGTTGTTTGGGCCTGGTTATTAA
- the LOC115699887 gene encoding GDSL esterase/lipase At1g71691-like, giving the protein MKRCEGELLLAPALYVFGDSTVDAGNNNKIQTFAKYDFLPYGKDFPDGPSGRPTNGRTIPDFFAESLGLKAPPPAIRLVEISSYNSIEGFNYASSSAGILPESGFKGSLSLGEQISLFKKTVEEYLPLHLKDISCVNGVSGHLSKSIFLLVIGVNDYALNFLKKNNTTTMGAPPNDEAFAQLLISNYGDHLKELYNLGARKFVVFDIEAMGCLPSYTNQKNELNSKCVDELNSMVQKFNGKLALKIQELGRTLPASAFILGNNYQHILNLVQNPQSYGLEDGTNTCCGLTQYGTCDPSKVTCKDRNSHVFFDAAHTTEAAYKILAQECFSGVRVCQPMNLKTLAML; this is encoded by the exons ATGAAGAGGTGTGAAGGTGAATTATTATTAGCACCAGCATTGTATGTGTTTGGAGACTCAACTGTTGATGCTGGGAATAACAATAAAATCCAGACTTTTGCTAAATATGACTTTCTGCCTTATGGCAAAGATTTTCCTGATGGACCATCAGGAAGACCCACCAATGGTCGCACAATCCCTGATTTTTTTG CTGAATCACTTGGACTAAAAGCTCCACCACCAGCTATTAGACTTGTTGAAATTAGTTCATACAATAGCATTGAAGGTTTCAATTATGCTTCATCTTCAGCTGGGATACTTCCTGAGTCAGGCTTT AAAGGTAGTTTGAGCTTAGGAGAACAAATTTCACTATTCAAGAAGACTGTAGAAGAATATTTGCCATTACATTTGAAAGACATTAGCTGTGTTAATGGTGTGTCTGGCCATTTGTCCAAGTCCATTTTTCTTTTAGTAATTGGAGTTAATGACTATGCCCTAAATTTCCTTAAGAAAAACAACACTACTACTATGGGTGCTCCACCCAATGATGAAGCATTTGCTCAACTCCTTATATCCAATTATGGTGATCACTTAAAG GAGTTGTACAATTTGGGAGCCAGAAAATTTGTGGTGTTCGACATTGAAGCAATGGGTTGTTTACCCTCATATACAAACCAGAAAAATGAATTAAACTCAAAATGTGTGGATGAATTAAATTCTATGGTCCAAAAATTCAATGGAAAACTTGCCTTGAAAATTCAAGAATTAGGCCGTACACTTCCAGCATCTGCATTCATTCTTGGCAATAATTATCAACACATCTTGAATTTGGTACAGAATCCTCAAAGCTACG ggTTAGAAGATGGAACAAATACATGTTGTGGACTTACACAATACGGCACGTGCGATCCGAGTAAAGTGACTTGCAAAGACAGAAATTCACACGTGTTCTTTGATGCAGCTCACACGACTGAAGCAGCTTATAAGATTCTTGCACAAGAATGCTTCAGTGGTGTGAGAGTCTGCCAACCAATGAATCTTAAAACCCTAGCAATGCTatag
- the LOC115701463 gene encoding uncharacterized protein LOC115701463, whose protein sequence is MKCGIGLFGLTSQLKNLEKKGCVLYGKLCVIFGDTTATGSNAHPSTRSPSINVDNDDDDAMSKSPSIRNQESSFDEDGSKRRGKSTSTTSSRSAKKAKFSLALAETLTVYNEIAKRKMEVYENSMTSTKHHLLDECIEALNQIDGISGEVYAKAIEKFESEVSRALFLKMPEHRRIDWLNYLK, encoded by the exons ATGAAGTGTGGGATAGGCTTATTCgg gTTAACAAGTCAgctaaaaaatttagaaaaaaaggGTTGTGTACTTTATGGAAAGTTATGCGTTATTTTTGGTGATACCACTGCAACTGGTTCCAATGCTCATCCTTCAACTCGGAGTCCTTCCATAAAtgttgataatgatgatgatgatgctatGTCAAAGAGTCCATCTATTAGGAATCAAGAAAGTAGTTTTGATGAGGATGGTAGCAAAAGAAGAGGTAAATCAACTTCCACTACGAGTTCTCGATCGGCAAAAAAAGCAAAGTTCTCACTCGCATTAGCAGAAACATTAACAGTGTATAATGAAATCGCAAAGCGAAAGATGGAAGTGTATGAGAATTCAATGACATCGACAAAACATCACTTATTGGATGAGTGTATCGAAGCTCTCAATCAAATTGATGGAATTAGCGGAGAAGTATATGCAAAGGCTATTGAGAAATTTGAGAGCGAGGTGTCTAGAGCATTGTTTCTAAAAATGCCAGAACATAGAAGAATTGATTGGTTGAACTATTTGAAGTGA
- the LOC115700953 gene encoding isoamylase 3, chloroplastic, whose amino-acid sequence MLRSANFLQTNPSLYRSPPFSAPGLKIKQASSFPFQLHWFSKSGDRLKCRMMSNAPRLQQETVIQMGALQDSETNSPSLRTLPGQHFPLGVSEVDNGINFAIFSQHATAVTLCLSLPQREAHGIEDGEMVELALDPHQNRTGDVWHICVKDLPKSNVHYGYRIDGPQDWHQGHRFDSSIVLVDPYAKLVDGRKYFGDVNEKFSKFLGTYDFDSSPFDWGDNYKFPDIPEKDLVVYEMNVRAFTADESSGLDPDIRGSYLGVIEKIPHLQELGVNAVELLPVFEFDELELQRRPNPRDHMINTWGYSTLNFFAPMSRYASSGGGPLKASQEFKQMVKALHDAGIEVILDVVYNHTNEADDANSYTTSFRGIDNKVYYMLDEKNNGQLLNFSGCGNTLNCNQPVVMELILDSLRHWVLEYHVDGFRFDLASVLCRGTDGTPLSAPPLIKAIAKDTVLSRCKIIAEPWDCGGLYLVGSFPNWDRWAEWNGKYRDDMRRFIKGDCGMKGSFATRVSGSADLYKVNKRKPYHSINFVIAHDGFTLYDLVSYNFKHNDANGEGGNDGSNDNLSWNCGYEGETDDNSIKALRSRQMKNFHLALIISLGTPMMLMGDEYAHTRYGNNNSYGHDAALNHFQWGLLEARRNNHFRFFKEVIRFRHTRRVFRRDTFFNKNDVTWHEDNWDNYESKFLAFTFHDSEGEDIYMAFNAHDYFIKVTIPPPPSNKRWFRVVDTNLESPDDFVMEGVPGIGSTYNVAPYSSILLEAK is encoded by the exons ATGCTCCGCTCCGCTAACTTTCTCCAAACTAATCCTTCTCTTTACCGATCTCCGCCTTTCTCTGCTCCGGG atTGAAGATTAAACAAGCATCATCGTTTCCTTTTCAGCTACATTGGTTTAGTAAG TCTGGGGATCGACTCAAGTGTAGGATGATGTCCAATGCCCCTCGCCTTCAGCAGGAGACTGTAATTCAG ATGGGTGCCCTTCAAGATTCTGAGACCAACAGCCCATCATTGAGAACTTTACCAGGTCAACATTTTCCTCTTGGTGTGTCAGAAGTTGATAATGGAATCAATTTTGCAATATTTTCTCAGCATGCTACTGCAGTCACACTTTGCTTATCACTTCCACAGAG GGAAGCACATGGAATTGAGGATGGTGAAATGGTGGAGCTGGCGTTGGATCCTCACCAGAATAGAACTGGAGATGTCTGGCACATATGTGTAAAG GATTTACCGAAGAGCAATGTTCACTATGGTTATCGCATTGACGGTCCACAAGATTGGCATCAAGGCCATCGTTTTGATAGTAGCATTGTGCTAGTAGATCCTTATGCAAAGCTAGTTGATGGTCGCAAATACTTTGGGGATGTCAACGAAAAGTTCTCTAAATTTCTTGGAACTTATGATTTTGATAGCTCACCTTTTGACTGGGGAGACAACTATAAGTTTCCAGATATTCCTGAG AAAGATCTTGTTGTCTATGAAATGAATGTTCGTGCATTTACGGCTGATGAATCCAGCGGGTTGGACCCAGACATACGCGGAAGCTACCTTGGTGTGATTGAGAAG ATTCCACATCTTCAAGAGCTTGGTGTCAATGCGGTAGAGCTGCTGCCAGTTTTTGAATTTGATGAGCTAGAGCTTCAAAGGCGACCAAACCCTAGAGATCACATG ataaaTACATGGGGCTACTCAACATTAAACTTCTTTGCTCCTATGAGCCGCTATGCTAGTTCTGGTGGTGGTCCACTTAAAGCTTCTCAAGAATTCAAACAAATGGTTAAAGCTCTGCATGATGCTGGAATAGAG GTTATTTTAGATGTTGTCTACAATCATACCAATGAGGCTGATGATGCCAATTCTTATACTACCTCATTTCGAGGCATAGATAATAAG GTTTATTACATGCTGGATGAAAAGAACAATGGCCAGTTGCTTAACTTTTCTGGATGTG GAAACACATTAAACTGTAATCAGCCTGTTGTCATGGAACTCATATTGGATAGCTTAAGACACTG GGTGTTGGAGTATCACGTGGATGGATTCCGATTTGACCTTGCTAGTGTTCTTTGTCGAGGAACAGATGGTACTCCTCTTAGTGCACCCCCACTTATTAAG GCTATTGCTAAAGATACTGTTCTGTCAAGGTGTAAGATTATTGCAGAACCTTGGGATTGTGGAGGCCTTTATCTTGTTGGAAGTTTCCCAAATTGGGACAG GTGGGCCGAATGGAATGGAAAATATCGCGATGACATGAGAAGATTTATAAAG GGTGACTGCGGGATGAAGGGAAGTTTTGCTACTCGTGTTTCTGGATCTGCTGACCTTTACAAA GTTAACAAACGAAAACCTTATCACAGCATTAATTTTGTGATTGCGCATGATGGTTTCACATTATATGATCTTGTTTCGTACAATTTCAAG CACAATGATGCTAATGGAGAAGGTGGTAATGATGGAAGTAATGATAACTTAAGTTGGAACTGTGGTTATGAAG GAGAGACTGACGATAATTCCATCAAAGCTTTACGCTCTCGACAAATGAAAAATTTTCACCTGGCACTAATAATATCTTTG GGAACACCAATGATGCTTATGGGGGATGAATATGCACATACTCGCTATGGAAATAACAACAGTTATGGACATGATGCTGCCCTTAATCACTTCCAGTGGGGCTTG TTAGAAGCACGGAGGAATAATCACTTCAGATTTTTCAAAGAGGTGATAAGATTTCGACACACTCGACGTGTCTTCAGACGTGATACTTTTTTCAACAAA AATGATGTCACATGGCATGAAGACAACTGGGACAACTACGAGAGCAAATTTCTCGCATTTAC ATTCCATGACAGTGAGGGAGAAGACATCTATATGGCTTTCAATGCGCATGACTATTTTATCAAGGTCACTATACCTCCACCACCGTCGAACAAGAGATGGTTTCGAGTG GTGGACACTAATCTTGAATCCCCTGATGACTTTGTCATGGAAGGAGTACCTGGCATTGGAAGCACTTACAATGTTGCTCCTTACTCCTCAATTCTTCTAGAAGCTAAATGA